The following are from one region of the Lynx canadensis isolate LIC74 chromosome D4, mLynCan4.pri.v2, whole genome shotgun sequence genome:
- the SEC61B gene encoding protein transport protein Sec61 subunit beta: MPGPTPSGTNVGSSGRSPSKAVAARAAGSTVRQRKNASCGTRSAGRTTSAGTGGMWRFYTEDSPGLKVGPVPVLVMSLLFIASVFMLHIWGKYTRS, encoded by the exons ATG CCTGGTCCGACTCCCAGTGGTACTAATGTGGGCTCGTCAGGGCGCTCTCCCAGCAAAGCGGTGGCTGCCCGGGCGGCCGGATCCACGGTCCGGCAGAG aaaaaatgCTAGCTGTGGAACAAGGAGTGCGGGTCGCACGACCTCAGCAGGCACAGGGGGCATGTGGCGATTCTACACCGAAGACTCCCCTGGGCTCAAGGT TGGCCCTGTTCCAGTATTGGTTATGAGTCTTCTGTTCATCGCTTCTGTATTTATGTTGCACATTTGGGGCAAGTACACTCGTTCATAG